In one Aeromicrobium wangtongii genomic region, the following are encoded:
- the hemL gene encoding glutamate-1-semialdehyde 2,1-aminomutase has protein sequence MGGVTPLPASQQLFDRARAVSPGGVNSPVRAFRAVGGTPIFMASGEGAWLTDVDGNRYVDLVGSWGPMLLGHAHPEVLAAVGAAVARGTSFGTPSEPEVLLAEEIVDRTSAEMVRMVSSGTEATMSAIRLARGFTGRDKIVKFAGCYHGHVDALLAEAGSGVVTLGLPETPGVPAHVTADTIVLPYNDRAAVEAAFAEYGDQIACLITEAAAGNMGVVPPEPGFNRFLSEVCARHGALFVSDEVMTGFRVTRSGHWGLDGQQEGWAPDLVTFGKVMGGGFPAAAFGGRKDVMEQLAPAGPVYQAGTLSGNPIATTAGLTTLRLADADAYARLDAASARLRTMVTEALAAEGVKHTLQNAGNMFSVFWGTDEPVTHFAAAQAQEAWRYKPFFHAMLDAGVYLPPSAFECWFVSAAHDEEALSRIGAALPGAARAAARATAQN, from the coding sequence ATGGGGGGCGTGACTCCGCTCCCCGCCTCCCAGCAGCTGTTCGATCGCGCTCGCGCCGTCTCCCCCGGTGGGGTCAACTCGCCGGTCCGTGCCTTCCGGGCCGTCGGCGGGACACCGATCTTCATGGCATCGGGCGAGGGGGCCTGGCTGACCGACGTCGACGGCAACCGGTACGTCGACCTGGTGGGGTCCTGGGGCCCGATGCTGCTGGGCCACGCCCATCCCGAGGTGCTGGCCGCCGTGGGCGCAGCCGTGGCCCGCGGGACGTCCTTCGGCACGCCCAGCGAGCCGGAGGTCCTCCTGGCCGAGGAGATCGTGGACCGCACGTCCGCCGAGATGGTGCGCATGGTGTCATCGGGCACCGAGGCGACGATGTCGGCGATCCGGCTGGCCCGTGGGTTCACCGGCCGCGACAAGATCGTCAAGTTCGCCGGTTGCTACCACGGCCACGTCGACGCGCTGCTGGCCGAGGCCGGCTCCGGCGTCGTGACCCTCGGCCTGCCCGAGACGCCCGGGGTGCCGGCGCACGTCACGGCCGACACCATCGTCCTGCCGTACAACGACCGTGCCGCCGTCGAGGCGGCGTTCGCCGAGTACGGCGACCAGATCGCGTGCCTGATCACCGAGGCCGCGGCCGGCAACATGGGCGTCGTCCCGCCGGAGCCCGGTTTCAACCGGTTCCTGTCCGAGGTCTGTGCGCGTCACGGCGCTTTGTTCGTCAGCGACGAGGTCATGACCGGTTTCCGGGTGACCCGCTCGGGCCACTGGGGCCTGGACGGCCAGCAGGAGGGCTGGGCGCCCGACCTGGTCACCTTCGGCAAGGTCATGGGCGGCGGCTTCCCCGCGGCGGCCTTCGGCGGCCGCAAGGACGTCATGGAGCAGCTCGCGCCGGCCGGCCCGGTCTACCAGGCCGGGACGCTGTCGGGCAATCCGATCGCCACGACCGCCGGCCTGACGACACTGCGGCTCGCCGACGCCGATGCGTACGCGCGCCTCGACGCCGCCTCGGCCCGCCTCAGGACGATGGTGACCGAGGCCCTTGCCGCCGAGGGTGTCAAGCACACCCTGCAGAACGCCGGCAACATGTTCAGCGTCTTCTGGGGCACCGACGAGCCGGTCACCCATTTCGCCGCCGCGCAGGCGCAGGAGGCGTGGCGCTACAAGCCCTTCTTCCACGCGATGCTGGACGCCGGCGTGTACCTGCCGCCGAGCGCATTCGAGTGCTGGTTCGTCTCGGCCGCACACGACGAGGAGGCACTCTCTAGAATTGGCGCGGCACTGCCGGGCGCCGCCCGTGCAGCCGCGCGGGCCACCGCGCAGAACTAG
- a CDS encoding glutaredoxin family protein, protein MIAHADAARVVVYTREGCHLCAAAEAAVAEVCAETGDSWTRIDIDDDPDLRARFTEQVPVTFVDGKQHDFWRVDVGRLRKALGRRR, encoded by the coding sequence GTGATCGCGCACGCCGACGCCGCACGCGTCGTCGTGTACACGCGGGAGGGGTGCCACCTGTGCGCCGCGGCCGAGGCCGCCGTCGCCGAGGTGTGCGCCGAGACCGGCGACAGCTGGACCCGGATCGACATCGACGACGACCCCGATCTGCGGGCCCGGTTCACCGAGCAGGTCCCGGTGACGTTCGTGGACGGCAAGCAGCACGACTTCTGGCGGGTCGACGTCGGACGGCTGCGCAAGGCGCTGGGCCGCCGCCGCTGA
- a CDS encoding TlpA family protein disulfide reductase, which yields MISLRARSVAAIGALALLAACGGVGNRGTTSGFVSGDGSITRVDAADREKAPVLEGEGLDGKPLSTADFAGKTIVVNLWGPWCAPCRAEAPALEEVASEYASKDVQFVGMLTRTKDPASAIAFNRKFGVSYPSFTDQGGKLELAFNDSLPTTAIPTTWIIDAEGRVAARVIDKVSASTLANLIDDVQKSTA from the coding sequence ATGATCTCTCTGCGCGCCCGTTCCGTCGCGGCGATCGGGGCCCTGGCCCTGCTCGCCGCGTGCGGCGGCGTCGGCAACCGCGGGACGACCAGCGGCTTCGTGTCCGGTGACGGCTCGATCACACGGGTCGATGCCGCCGACCGCGAGAAGGCGCCGGTGCTCGAGGGGGAGGGCCTGGACGGCAAGCCGCTCTCGACGGCCGACTTCGCCGGCAAGACGATCGTGGTCAACCTCTGGGGCCCGTGGTGCGCACCCTGCCGCGCGGAGGCGCCGGCGCTGGAGGAGGTCGCGTCCGAGTACGCGTCCAAGGACGTCCAGTTCGTCGGCATGCTGACGCGCACCAAGGACCCGGCGTCGGCCATCGCGTTCAACCGCAAGTTCGGCGTCAGCTATCCCAGCTTCACCGACCAGGGCGGCAAGCTCGAGCTCGCGTTCAACGACAGCCTGCCGACCACGGCCATCCCCACGACCTGGATCATCGACGCCGAGGGGCGCGTCGCCGCCCGGGTCATCGACAAGGTCTCGGCGTCCACGTTGGCCAACCTGATCGACGACGTCCAGAAGAGCACCGCGTGA
- a CDS encoding histidine phosphatase family protein, with protein MSERTIVHLMRHGEVHNPEGVLYGRLPEFVLSELGHQMAKRAADFLSKNEIVHMVASPLERAQQTAQPLSELLEVPIHTDDRVIEADNLFEGKTVGVGNGAFTNPRNWWMLRNPIRPSWGEPYKDIAARMRSAVDDAREAARGHEAVIVSHQLPVWIARRSYEQKSFVHDPRKRQCTLASLTSLTFDGDEFVGFTYSEPAGDLLPPALRGKVVGGA; from the coding sequence ATGTCCGAACGAACCATCGTGCACCTGATGCGCCACGGCGAGGTCCACAACCCCGAAGGCGTCCTGTACGGACGGCTCCCGGAGTTCGTGCTCTCCGAGCTCGGCCACCAGATGGCCAAGCGTGCCGCGGATTTCCTGTCCAAGAACGAGATCGTGCACATGGTCGCATCGCCGCTCGAGCGCGCGCAGCAGACCGCGCAGCCGCTGTCGGAGCTGCTGGAGGTGCCGATCCACACCGATGACCGGGTCATCGAGGCCGACAACCTGTTCGAGGGCAAGACCGTCGGTGTCGGCAACGGCGCCTTCACCAACCCGCGCAACTGGTGGATGCTGCGCAATCCCATCCGCCCGTCCTGGGGCGAGCCGTACAAGGACATCGCGGCACGCATGCGCTCGGCCGTCGACGACGCCCGTGAGGCCGCCCGCGGCCACGAGGCGGTCATCGTCTCGCACCAGCTGCCGGTGTGGATCGCCCGCCGGTCGTACGAGCAGAAGAGCTTCGTGCACGACCCCCGCAAGCGGCAGTGCACCCTGGCCAGCCTGACCAGCCTGACCTTCGACGGCGACGAGTTCGTCGGCTTCACGTACAGCGAGCCGGCGGGTGACCTGCTGCCGCCCGCTCTGCGCGGCAAGGTCGTCGGCGGCGCCTGA
- a CDS encoding lytic transglycosylase domain-containing protein, whose protein sequence is MGVRQLTRWQKASALVPMAVLVGAWGAAIGNSGLATASDGPSDGAVPDVPSTAFEQPASVQQTPAGVDAKAGAAGTVATLSTNGIPTAALNAYRRSETLLGKADKVCNLQWNLVAAIGRVESNHGRSGGNALDGDGIAQPGIFGVPLDGKDGRANIGDTDSGELDNNSVYDLAVGPMQFIPGTWKSVGVDADNDGDKNPQSINDAATSAGIYLCAGEGDLSDPSVAAAAVKRYNNSDAYVDLVLKISAAYANGDFTQSPNGVSAAPVLTRSADDQTLTPAQRKKAANAQKSTEKKKSVAKPGAGGTKGGGSGGGTKITPIPAPGAGGSGSGGGGNGSGGGSGGGGGGTTKPAPGTLGGGVQDLVEDTPLSPLAPVTKPVTGLLTLVEAIPRCTALASAGPSAAYPSTKYMERYNACIKELTGKK, encoded by the coding sequence ATGGGAGTTCGACAGCTCACGCGCTGGCAGAAGGCCAGCGCACTGGTGCCGATGGCAGTACTGGTCGGCGCGTGGGGCGCCGCGATCGGCAACTCCGGTCTGGCGACCGCCTCGGACGGCCCCTCGGACGGCGCTGTCCCCGATGTCCCGTCCACGGCCTTCGAGCAGCCCGCCAGCGTCCAGCAGACCCCCGCCGGCGTCGATGCGAAGGCCGGCGCTGCGGGCACGGTCGCGACGCTGTCGACCAATGGCATCCCGACGGCGGCGCTCAACGCCTACCGTCGCTCCGAGACCCTCCTGGGCAAGGCCGACAAGGTCTGCAACCTGCAGTGGAACCTGGTGGCCGCGATCGGCCGCGTCGAGTCCAACCACGGCCGATCGGGCGGCAATGCGCTGGACGGCGACGGCATCGCCCAGCCGGGCATCTTCGGGGTGCCGCTGGACGGCAAGGACGGCCGCGCCAACATCGGTGACACCGACAGCGGCGAGCTGGACAACAACTCGGTCTACGACCTGGCCGTGGGACCCATGCAGTTCATCCCGGGGACCTGGAAGTCCGTCGGCGTCGACGCGGACAACGACGGCGACAAGAACCCGCAGAGCATCAACGACGCGGCCACCTCGGCCGGCATCTACCTGTGCGCCGGCGAGGGCGATCTGTCCGATCCGTCCGTCGCGGCCGCCGCGGTCAAGCGCTACAACAACTCCGATGCCTACGTGGACCTCGTGCTGAAGATCTCGGCCGCGTACGCGAACGGCGACTTCACGCAGTCGCCCAACGGCGTCTCAGCCGCGCCGGTCCTGACGCGGTCCGCGGACGACCAGACCCTGACACCGGCCCAGCGCAAGAAGGCCGCGAACGCCCAGAAGTCGACCGAGAAGAAGAAGTCCGTCGCGAAGCCGGGCGCCGGTGGCACCAAGGGCGGTGGCTCGGGTGGTGGCACCAAGATCACCCCGATCCCTGCGCCGGGGGCGGGCGGCTCCGGCAGCGGCGGTGGCGGAAACGGGTCCGGTGGCGGCAGTGGCGGCGGCGGTGGAGGCACCACCAAGCCCGCGCCCGGCACGCTCGGTGGCGGCGTCCAGGACCTCGTCGAGGACACCCCGCTGTCCCCCCTGGCCCCGGTCACCAAGCCGGTCACGGGCCTGCTGACCCTCGTCGAGGCCATCCCGCGGTGCACGGCCCTCGCCTCGGCCGGTCCGAGCGCCGCGTACCCCAGCACCAAGTACATGGAGCGCTACAACGCCTGCATCAAGGAGCTCACCGGGAAGAAGTGA
- a CDS encoding bifunctional uroporphyrinogen-III C-methyltransferase/uroporphyrinogen-III synthase, whose product MPEAPSTPSKPARKAPRGHVSFVGAGPGDARLLTVRATELLAQADIVITELPEQAALVTNGAEIIDGGVGEDGEPLTHAARGRLVVKHAKTGAQVVRLIAGDPFTYATGPEEAAACNKAGIGFEIVPGISSIAAVPAYAGVPLTNKAHREFSVVSVGDSTINWSDHATQDTLVLLSAVARIDEVARGLVDAGRKPETPVAMTRVGTTTEQSTVVSTLAEIAADAKAAGMTSPAITVVGEVVAMRETLSWFETKPLYGWRILVPRTKEQAAGLASRLRGFGAISEEVPTISVEPPRNPQQMDKAVRGLVEGRYEWIAFTSVNAVKAVREKFDEYGLDARAFSGLKIAAVGEKTAEAIATWGIRADLIPSGEQSARGLLDDWPPYDDLLDPINRVFLPRADIATETLVAGLIDLGWEVDDVTAYRTVRAAPPPAPTREAIKTGKFDAVMFTSSSTVRNLVGIAGKPHASTIIACIGPATAKTAEEHGLRVDVVAESPSVEELADALAEFGAARRLAFVEAGEPVTKPSQKRPSTRRKA is encoded by the coding sequence ATGCCAGAAGCACCGTCCACACCGAGCAAACCTGCTCGCAAGGCCCCCCGTGGCCATGTGAGCTTCGTCGGTGCCGGACCGGGCGATGCGCGTCTCCTGACCGTCCGTGCGACCGAGCTGCTGGCCCAGGCCGACATCGTCATCACGGAGCTTCCCGAGCAGGCGGCCCTCGTCACCAACGGGGCCGAGATCATCGACGGGGGAGTCGGCGAGGACGGCGAGCCGTTGACCCACGCCGCGCGAGGACGTCTGGTCGTCAAGCACGCCAAGACCGGTGCGCAGGTCGTCCGCCTCATCGCTGGTGACCCGTTCACCTACGCGACCGGGCCCGAGGAGGCCGCGGCGTGCAACAAGGCCGGCATCGGCTTCGAGATCGTCCCGGGCATCTCCTCGATCGCCGCGGTCCCGGCCTACGCCGGCGTGCCGCTGACGAACAAGGCGCACCGTGAGTTCTCGGTCGTCAGCGTCGGTGACTCGACCATCAACTGGTCCGATCACGCCACGCAGGACACGCTCGTCCTCCTCTCGGCCGTCGCCCGTATCGACGAGGTCGCCCGCGGGCTCGTCGACGCCGGTCGCAAGCCCGAGACGCCCGTTGCGATGACGCGGGTCGGCACCACGACCGAGCAGAGCACGGTCGTCTCGACGCTGGCCGAGATCGCCGCGGACGCCAAGGCCGCCGGCATGACGTCGCCGGCCATCACGGTCGTCGGCGAGGTCGTCGCGATGCGCGAGACGCTGTCGTGGTTCGAGACCAAGCCGCTGTACGGCTGGCGCATCCTGGTGCCCCGCACCAAGGAGCAGGCTGCCGGACTGGCTTCGCGGCTGCGTGGCTTCGGAGCGATCTCCGAGGAGGTGCCGACCATCTCGGTCGAGCCGCCGCGCAACCCGCAGCAGATGGACAAGGCCGTCCGAGGCCTGGTCGAGGGCCGGTACGAGTGGATCGCCTTCACCAGCGTCAACGCCGTCAAGGCGGTGCGGGAGAAGTTCGACGAGTACGGTCTGGACGCTCGCGCGTTCTCCGGCCTCAAGATCGCCGCGGTCGGTGAGAAGACCGCCGAGGCCATCGCGACCTGGGGCATCCGTGCCGACCTGATCCCGTCGGGCGAGCAGTCCGCACGTGGGCTCCTGGACGACTGGCCGCCGTACGACGACCTGCTCGACCCGATCAACCGGGTGTTCCTGCCGCGCGCCGACATCGCGACCGAGACCCTCGTCGCAGGCCTGATCGATCTGGGCTGGGAGGTCGACGACGTCACCGCCTACCGGACCGTCCGGGCCGCCCCGCCGCCGGCGCCGACGCGTGAGGCGATCAAGACCGGCAAGTTCGATGCGGTCATGTTCACCTCGTCGTCCACCGTGCGCAACCTGGTCGGCATCGCCGGCAAGCCGCACGCGTCGACGATCATCGCGTGCATCGGTCCCGCGACGGCCAAGACCGCCGAGGAGCACGGCCTGCGGGTCGACGTCGTCGCCGAGTCCCCGTCCGTCGAGGAGCTGGCCGACGCGCTGGCCGAGTTCGGTGCCGCGCGCCGTCTGGCCTTCGTCGAGGCCGGTGAGCCCGTCACCAAGCCGTCGCAGAAGCGTCCGTCGACGCGTCGCAAGGCATGA
- the hemC gene encoding hydroxymethylbilane synthase — translation MSTADRPTLRMGTRASALAMTQSGHIADRLRTECGVDVELVTISTEGDRSSAPLASMGGQGVFVAALREALVRGDVDFAVHSLKDLPTTPDPRLSLAAIPRREDPRDALVARDGLTLGELPRGARVGTGSPRREAQLNALGLGVEVVPIRGNVDTRIGKIASGDCDAVLLARAGLLRLGRADEATEVIDPLQMLPAPGQGALACECRVDDDVTARLLERLDDRDTRVAVTAERSLLATLEAGCSAPVGALAEIADGDHGEELWLRAVVGDISGAPTIRLSATGLPSEAAAVGERLAVEMLAEGADSLIAVAAS, via the coding sequence ATGAGCACCGCAGACCGCCCCACCCTGCGTATGGGCACCCGCGCCAGCGCGCTGGCCATGACCCAGTCGGGCCACATCGCCGACCGGCTGCGCACCGAGTGCGGGGTCGACGTGGAGCTCGTGACGATCTCGACCGAGGGCGACCGCAGCTCGGCCCCCCTGGCCTCCATGGGCGGCCAGGGCGTCTTCGTCGCAGCCCTGCGCGAGGCTCTCGTGCGCGGCGACGTCGACTTCGCGGTGCACTCGCTCAAGGACCTGCCCACGACGCCCGACCCGCGACTGTCCCTTGCTGCGATCCCGCGGCGTGAGGACCCCCGCGACGCCCTGGTGGCCCGCGACGGCCTGACGCTGGGCGAGCTGCCGCGCGGCGCCCGCGTCGGCACCGGATCGCCGCGTCGCGAGGCGCAGCTCAACGCACTGGGACTGGGTGTCGAGGTCGTGCCGATCCGCGGCAACGTCGACACCCGCATCGGCAAGATCGCCTCGGGCGACTGCGATGCCGTGCTCCTGGCCCGCGCCGGTCTGCTGCGGCTGGGCCGCGCCGACGAGGCCACCGAAGTGATCGATCCTCTCCAGATGCTTCCCGCCCCCGGGCAGGGAGCACTGGCGTGTGAGTGCCGCGTCGACGACGACGTGACCGCTCGCCTGCTCGAGCGGCTCGACGACCGCGACACCCGCGTTGCCGTCACCGCCGAACGAAGCCTCCTCGCCACCCTCGAGGCAGGCTGCAGTGCACCTGTGGGAGCCCTGGCCGAGATCGCCGACGGCGATCACGGCGAGGAGCTGTGGCTTCGTGCCGTCGTCGGAGACATCTCCGGCGCACCCACCATCCGATTGTCCGCGACCGGCTTGCCCTCCGAAGCCGCCGCGGTCGGCGAACGTCTTGCTGTCGAGATGCTCGCCGAAGGCGCCGACTCCCTCATTGCCGTCGCCGCCTCCTGA
- a CDS encoding glutamyl-tRNA reductase, which produces MSVLVVGMSHKSAPIDVLEHASLDSEAAVKLSHLVLDAPYVSESVVISTCNRVEIYVEAERFHGAVEEVSRLLAELSGLDRDEFVRHVYVHFDEAAVAHLFGVAAGMDSMILGESQILGQVRDALHSAQAESTVGSALNALFQQALRIGKRGHAETGIDRLAPSIVTAGLDAAGAAVDAADTRFLVAGAGTMASLAVRTLIDRGVEPHRIMVANRTYERAHNLVATFGVSAVRWQAMDVELAAADVLISCTGASGVVFDRDRIVTARGGRPTSLIDLALPRDIDPAVSELDNVDLVDLMVLSQLAANAELADDVAQVRTIVESEVRTFLAAKAASHITPTVVALRTMATEIVASEQARIESRLPNLTDAERADVRKALHRVAEKLIHAPTVRVQQLIDGPEDLTYADALADLFALDQSRVDAVTRSGETS; this is translated from the coding sequence ATGAGCGTCCTGGTGGTGGGCATGTCCCACAAGTCGGCGCCGATCGACGTCCTGGAGCACGCCTCCCTCGACTCCGAGGCGGCGGTGAAGCTGTCGCACCTGGTGCTCGACGCGCCGTACGTGTCCGAGTCGGTGGTCATCTCGACCTGCAACCGGGTCGAGATCTACGTCGAGGCCGAGCGCTTCCACGGCGCCGTCGAGGAGGTCTCCCGGCTGCTCGCCGAGCTGTCCGGGCTCGACCGCGACGAGTTCGTCCGTCACGTCTACGTGCACTTCGACGAGGCCGCGGTCGCCCACCTGTTCGGCGTCGCCGCCGGCATGGACTCGATGATCCTGGGCGAGAGCCAGATCCTCGGGCAGGTGCGCGATGCGCTGCACTCCGCGCAGGCCGAGTCGACCGTCGGATCCGCGCTCAACGCCCTGTTCCAGCAGGCGCTGCGCATCGGCAAGCGCGGCCACGCCGAGACCGGCATCGACCGGCTCGCCCCATCGATCGTCACCGCCGGCCTGGACGCCGCGGGCGCAGCGGTCGACGCGGCCGACACGCGGTTCCTCGTCGCCGGGGCCGGCACGATGGCCAGCCTCGCCGTCCGGACGCTGATCGACCGCGGCGTCGAGCCGCACCGCATCATGGTCGCCAACCGCACCTACGAGCGCGCCCACAACCTGGTCGCCACCTTCGGTGTCAGTGCTGTCCGCTGGCAGGCGATGGACGTCGAGCTGGCAGCAGCAGACGTCCTGATCAGCTGCACCGGCGCCAGCGGCGTCGTGTTCGATCGTGACCGCATCGTGACCGCTCGCGGCGGCCGACCGACCTCACTGATCGACCTGGCGCTGCCCCGCGACATCGACCCGGCGGTGAGTGAGCTCGACAACGTCGACCTGGTCGACCTCATGGTGCTGTCGCAGCTCGCGGCCAATGCCGAGCTCGCCGACGACGTCGCCCAGGTGCGGACCATCGTGGAGTCCGAGGTGCGCACGTTCCTGGCCGCGAAGGCCGCCTCGCACATCACCCCGACCGTCGTGGCGCTGCGCACCATGGCGACCGAGATCGTGGCCTCCGAGCAGGCCCGCATCGAGTCGCGCCTGCCCAACCTGACCGACGCCGAGCGGGCCGACGTCCGCAAGGCGCTGCACCGCGTGGCCGAGAAGCTCATCCACGCACCGACCGTGCGCGTCCAGCAGCTCATCGACGGGCCCGAGGACCTGACCTACGCCGATGCGCTGGCCGACCTGTTCGCCCTCGACCAGTCGAGGGTCGACGCCGTGACCCGATCAGGGGAGACCTCATGA
- a CDS encoding cytochrome c biogenesis CcdA family protein yields MTDWFQDTVYSGNLLLAVPVAALAGLVSFFSPCVLPLLPGYLSYVSGVAAQDLESARRGRLLAGAVLFVLGFSTVFVLGGALFGSIGLELRRYQDTLSLIAGILVIVVGLAFIGFVPLLQREVRVHAVPAVGLAIAPLLGVFFGVGWIPCVGPTLTAVLGLSMATDDTTASRGAVLALVYCLGLGIPFVLAALGFGRFMTAVSWFRRHQRAVSVTGGVLLIAVGVMLVTGLWDDLVGEMQTWVTGFEAPV; encoded by the coding sequence GTGACCGATTGGTTCCAGGACACCGTCTACTCCGGCAACCTGCTGCTGGCCGTGCCGGTGGCGGCACTGGCGGGTCTGGTGTCGTTCTTCTCCCCGTGCGTCCTGCCGCTGCTGCCGGGCTACCTGTCCTATGTCTCCGGCGTCGCGGCCCAGGACCTGGAGTCGGCCCGTCGCGGTCGGCTGCTGGCCGGTGCGGTGCTGTTCGTGCTCGGCTTCTCGACGGTCTTCGTGCTCGGCGGCGCGCTGTTCGGCTCGATCGGGCTGGAGCTGCGGCGCTACCAGGACACGCTGAGCCTGATCGCCGGGATCCTGGTGATCGTCGTGGGACTGGCCTTCATCGGTTTCGTCCCCCTCCTGCAGCGGGAGGTGCGCGTCCACGCGGTGCCCGCGGTCGGTCTGGCCATCGCCCCGCTGCTGGGTGTGTTCTTCGGCGTGGGCTGGATCCCGTGCGTCGGACCGACCCTGACCGCGGTGCTCGGATTGTCGATGGCCACCGACGACACCACGGCGTCGCGGGGCGCGGTGCTCGCGCTCGTGTACTGCCTGGGCCTGGGCATCCCGTTCGTCCTCGCAGCACTGGGATTCGGCCGGTTCATGACCGCCGTCTCGTGGTTCCGCCGGCACCAGCGTGCGGTGTCGGTCACCGGCGGCGTCCTGCTGATCGCCGTCGGCGTCATGCTCGTGACGGGCCTGTGGGACGACCTGGTCGGGGAGATGCAGACCTGGGTGACGGGATTCGAGGCGCCGGTGTGA
- the hemB gene encoding porphobilinogen synthase encodes MTFPADRPRRLRQSPAMRRLVAETHVQPSQLVLPMFVAEGRSEARPIASMPGVVQHTRESARAVYAEAAALGLGGVMLFGLPEHKDAQGSGALDPDGILNVALADARSEVGDDLLVMADLCLDEFTDHGHCGVLDSRGRVDNDATLEIYAQMGVVQAESGAHVVGPSGMMDGQVGVIRAALDAAGHDETVILAYAAKYSSAFYGPFREAVDSSLQGDRKTYQQDPANGREAIRETLLDIGEGADMVMVKPALSYLDLIADVRAAVDVPVAAYNISGELAMVEAAAANGWIDRERAIDEIIISIRRAGADIVLTYWAMELAERLRR; translated from the coding sequence ATGACATTTCCCGCTGACCGCCCTCGTCGCCTGCGCCAGTCGCCGGCGATGAGGCGGTTGGTCGCGGAGACGCACGTCCAGCCCTCGCAGCTGGTGCTGCCGATGTTCGTGGCGGAGGGCCGGTCCGAGGCCCGTCCCATCGCGAGCATGCCCGGCGTCGTCCAGCACACGCGGGAATCCGCGCGTGCGGTCTACGCCGAGGCGGCAGCCCTCGGGCTCGGCGGCGTCATGCTGTTCGGCCTGCCCGAGCACAAGGACGCCCAGGGCTCGGGGGCGCTCGATCCCGACGGCATCTTGAACGTGGCACTGGCCGATGCGCGCAGCGAGGTCGGTGACGACCTGCTGGTCATGGCCGATCTGTGCCTCGACGAGTTCACCGATCACGGGCACTGCGGTGTGCTGGACTCCCGCGGCCGGGTCGACAACGACGCGACGCTGGAGATCTACGCCCAGATGGGTGTCGTGCAGGCCGAGTCCGGTGCCCACGTCGTGGGTCCGAGCGGCATGATGGACGGCCAGGTCGGCGTCATCCGGGCCGCGCTGGACGCGGCCGGGCACGACGAGACGGTCATCCTGGCGTACGCCGCGAAGTACTCGTCGGCGTTCTACGGTCCGTTCCGCGAGGCCGTCGACTCGTCCCTGCAGGGCGACCGCAAGACCTACCAGCAGGATCCGGCCAATGGCCGCGAGGCGATCCGCGAGACCCTGCTCGACATCGGCGAGGGCGCCGACATGGTCATGGTCAAGCCGGCCCTGTCGTACCTCGACCTGATCGCCGACGTGCGCGCAGCCGTCGATGTGCCCGTGGCTGCCTACAACATCTCCGGTGAGCTGGCGATGGTCGAGGCGGCAGCGGCCAACGGCTGGATCGATCGCGAACGGGCGATCGACGAGATCATCATCTCGATCCGCCGCGCCGGCGCCGACATCGTCCTGACCTACTGGGCGATGGAGCTGGCCGAGCGCCTGCGCCGCTGA
- a CDS encoding redox-sensing transcriptional repressor Rex → MTILRSPRLADGSGRGIPDATVARLPVYLRALNSLAEQGVLSCASNELAEQAGVNPAKLRKDLSYLGSYGTRGVGYDVEYLRYQIAREMGQTQDWDVVIVGVGNLGSALSAYQGFSARGIRVAALVDADPQRVGTVVSDIVVSSVDELEAIVAERKIAIGVIATPGTAAQEVADRLVAAGITSILNFAPAIVQVPDGVDVRKVDLSIELQILAYHEQRKTGTTSTTSKEVIA, encoded by the coding sequence GTGACAATTCTTCGTAGCCCTCGGCTCGCCGATGGAAGCGGTCGTGGCATCCCCGATGCCACTGTCGCCCGTCTGCCGGTCTATCTTCGCGCACTCAACAGCCTCGCCGAGCAGGGCGTGCTGTCGTGCGCCTCCAACGAGCTCGCCGAGCAGGCAGGAGTCAACCCGGCCAAGCTGCGCAAGGACCTGTCGTATCTGGGCTCCTACGGGACGCGCGGCGTCGGCTACGACGTGGAGTACCTGCGCTACCAGATCGCCCGCGAGATGGGCCAGACCCAGGACTGGGACGTCGTCATCGTCGGCGTCGGCAACCTCGGTTCGGCTCTCTCGGCCTATCAGGGGTTCAGCGCCCGCGGCATCCGCGTCGCCGCCCTGGTGGACGCCGATCCGCAGCGCGTGGGCACCGTGGTCTCGGACATCGTCGTGAGCTCCGTCGACGAGCTCGAGGCGATCGTCGCCGAGCGCAAGATCGCCATCGGTGTCATCGCCACTCCGGGCACCGCTGCCCAGGAGGTCGCCGACCGCCTGGTCGCGGCCGGCATCACCAGCATCCTCAACTTCGCACCGGCCATCGTGCAGGTGCCGGACGGGGTCGACGTCCGCAAGGTCGACCTGTCGATCGAGCTGCAGATCCTGGCGTATCACGAGCAGCGCAAGACCGGCACGACCAGCACAACCAGCAAGGAAGTAATCGCATGA